The following coding sequences are from one Nicotiana tomentosiformis chromosome 3, ASM39032v3, whole genome shotgun sequence window:
- the LOC104091995 gene encoding uncharacterized protein, translating into MDPPPLPSQINVIPTTNAITQIAIAQQNYPDSTSSSPRSRQNDTWDQESLAQVPGAKLRLICSYGGHIIPRPHDKSLCYVGGDTRIVVVDRQSSLSDLHIRLSHTLLNGRGFSLKYQLPNEELDSLVSVTTNEDLDNMIEEYDRAMSALPLKPSRLRLFLFLAKPETAASMGCLLADSKSETWFVDALNNASLLSRGLSDSAAGDNFLELETIPKSDSGINLEAQNESLAANNRQMAKNAIQEVQSTMPDSPMVETTSSFESTVSSPSMPNLPPIRVRAEDTGYANARFQDQMLGIDEQFSQMNVASNAQKVEDGYLHLAAAAATPPLPTVIGGAAVMSSATLVNTAPATGEHQGRVISDDERSDHGAPTGRRKPPLPLQPIQRKVGDGYSLPSPDSKHAAGGYNLQSPDSVASDSSIASATSFSKHTIYQDAPPAASRETRVPYAATDHKNNIVDQNSQIQVQQVQDSMVIQVPQQSQQQQQFIPTSTHYIQHTATGPVAIPSYYQMYAPPTQQPIHQQMDQQYPMYYMPVPQTQPYNMAVQSNIADATAVASSQQLTPPNQTMVSSSAAFKEALPPIYPSRTVQSSNPEMAANVYRTPTPATQTVVQIPQSQYHQQYYGLSQVPPPSQQMTAVSNGAANFGYEYSHPVHEQVYYTQNTAPSHPSQYQTMTPTTAVLLSHASAQIAAENTTAQNRTS; encoded by the exons ATGGATCCTCCACCTCTTCCATCCCAAATCAATGTCATTCCTACAACTAATGCCATCACTCAAATTGCCATTGCCCAACAAAACTATCCAGATTCCACCAGCTCCTCCCCGCGCTCACGCCAAAATGATACGTGGGATCAGGAGTCTCTGGCACAAGTCCCTGGTGCCAAACTCCGCCTCATATGCAGCTACGGGGGTCATATTATTCCCCGTCCCCACGATAAGTCCCTGTGCTATGTTGGTGGTGACACCCGCATTGTGGTAGTGGACCGTCAATCCTCCCTCTCCGATCTTCATATTCGCCTTTCCCACACGCTCCTCAATGGCCGTGGATTTTCCCTGAAGTATCAGCTCCCGAATGAAGAACTTGATTCCCTTGTATCTGTCACAACTAATGAGGACTTAGATAACATGATTGAAGAGTACGATCGTGCAATGTCTGCTTTGCCTTTGAAACCTTCTCGTCTTCGTTTGTTCCTTTTTCTTGCCAAACCTGAGACAGCAGCCTCTATGGGTTGCCTCCTTGCTGATTCTAAATCTGAAACGTGGTTTGTTGATGCTCTTAATAATGCTAGCTTGCTTTCTAGAGGGCTTTCTGATTCAGCTGCGGGGGATAATTTTCTGGAACTTGAAACCATTCCCAAAAGTGATTCTGGTATAAACCTAGAGGCTCAGAATGAGTCATTGGCTGCTAATAATAGGCAAATGGCAAAGAATGCAATCCAAGAAGTGCAATCCACTATGCCTGATTCACCAATGGTTGAAACAACCTCATCATTTGAGTCCACTGTTTCATCCCCATCTATGCCAAATTTGCCTCCAATTAGAGTTAGAGCTGAAGATACAGGTTACGCAAATGCAAGATTCCAGGATCAGATGCTTGGGATAGATGAACAGTTCTCACAGATGAATGTAGCTTCAAATGCACAAAAGGTGGAGGATGGTTATCTTCATTTGGCTGCAGCAGCGGCAACACCACCTCTTCCTACTGTAATCGGTGGCGCAGCCGTTATGTCATCGGCTACATTGGTGAACACTGCACCGGCTACAGGGGAACATCAGGGTCGGGTTATCTCTGATGATGAAAGATCAGATCATGGTGCGCCTACTGGGCGCCGAAAACCCCCATTGCCGTTACAGCCAATTCAGAGGAAAGTTGGAGACGGCTATAGCTTGCCATCACCTGATTCAAAACATGCTGCTGGGGGTTACAACTTGCAATCACCTGATTCTGTAGCAAG TGATAGCAGCATTGCATCAGCAACATCCTTCTCAAAACACACGATTTACCAAGATGCACCTCCAGCAGCGAGTCGTGAAACCAGAGTGCCTTATGCAGCAACTGAccacaaaaataatattgtgGACCAGAACTCTCAAATTCAGGTGCAGCAAGTTCAGGATTCTATGGTTATACAAGTTCCACAGCAAAGTCAGCAGCAGCAGCAGTTCATTCCTACCAGCACACATTACATCCAACATACTGCAACCGGTCCAGTGGCAATCCCATCTTACTATCAAATGTATGCACCCCCAACCCAGCAACCAATTCATCAACAAATGGATCAGCAATATCCCATGTATTACATGCCAGTACCTCAGACTCAGCCGTATAACATGGCAGTGCAATCTAATATAGCTGATGCTACTGCTGTAGCTTCAAGCCAGCAGCTAACACCACCAAATCAAACAATGGTTTCATCCTCAGCAGCCTTTAAAGAAGCTCTCCCGCCTATTTATCCGTCAAGGACTGTCCAGTCCTCTAACCCTGAAATGGCTGCGAATGTATATAGAACACCTACCCCAGCGACTCAAACAGTAGTTCAAATTCCTCAAAGTCAATATCATCAACAGTATTATGGTCTTTCCCAAGTTCCTCCTCCATCACAGCAAATGACTGCTGTTTCTAATGGCGCTGCTAATTTCGGCTATGAGTATTCTCATCCTGTGCATGAACAGGTGTACTACACTCAAAACACAGCTCCATCACATCCTTCTCAGTACCAAACTATGACTCCTACTACTGCAGTTTTACTATCACATGCTTCAGCACAGATAGCTGCAGAGAATACCACAGCTCAGAACAGAACTTCATAG
- the LOC104091994 gene encoding two-component response regulator ORR21-like, with translation MAPYYGMINEVRVMLVDHDQETIYEMVDLLESNKYKVTTVGAAEMAMNMLSKGKERYDVMIINAYSPDLLSTRLLGQAVALDIISIFVCDDNNPLLAKKALDVGAYLYLKKPLQEEMVKYLWQFVLKEKLQREKVKKVLENGEDMIINIGDDDETGENVGDEQGETSMGNDEEQNNNHEVVNSESNGKYKLRKKRGRKSTKEVNQGDSHSSGKSVKRKVCTEWTLELHAKFLEAVAQLGEGRCYPKEILELMDVPGLTRMQVASHLQKCRNDNWRAPEKRKSSRNSSGQGSSSGSQQRSGHRKFGSMPRIQTNIVTNLQQQQLDQEINQRSPPEFQLNSSNIIARRQSSTQQEQVYRPQLPYVEPQYLSIGSPFNNPNFTQNNAGGFVQQQQQHGPFVGMMGQGQGPIIGGTNYMPGFTINNGPDHNAQNGYNMNVNAAHLGYSGGPMISDMSGNVTMNGLGFAAAANPNFQQQYGQPNMTEPSNFVAPSNVSDSEGTDSNEGQNCDQYFDFNDVDYLFQNLGPPTSNLPNEQGTEFGPVYSDDQVKPSVPFPGIANFPDDLA, from the exons ATGGCTCCTTATTATGGGATGATAAATGAAGTTCGTGTGATGCTTGTTGATCATGACCAGGAGACTATTTATGAGATGGTTGATTTGCTAGAGTCTAACAAATATAAAG TTACGACAGTTGGAGCTGCCGAAATGGCTATGAATATGCTGTCGAAAGGCAAAGAAAGATATGATGTTATGATAATCAATGCATATTCACCTGATTTGCTTTCCACTCGGCTTTTGGGTCAAGCAGTGGCGTTGGATATCATTTCGATCT TTGTATGTGATGATAACAATCCTCTCTTAGCAAAGAAGGCTTTGGACGTTGGAGCTTACCTCTATTTGAAAAAACCACTTCAAGAGGAAATGGTGAAATACTTGTGGCAGTTTGTGCTGAAGGAAAAACTGCAAAGGGAGAAAGTGAAAAAAGTTTTAGAAAATGGAGAGGATATGATCATCAACATCGGTGATGATGATGAAACTGGTGAAAATGTTGGTGATGAACAAGGAGAGACGAGTATGGGTAATGATGAGGAACAGAATAACAATCATGAGGTTGTAAACAGTGAATCCAATGGAAAATACAAGCTGAGGAAAAAGAGAGGTAGAAAAAGCACAAAAGAGGTTAATCAAGGAGATAGCCATAGCAGTGGTAAGTCTGTTAAGCGAAAGGTCTGCACAGAGTGGACTTTGGAACTTCATGCTAAATTCTTGGAAGCTGTGGCTCAACTTGGTGAAGGAA GATGTTATCCGAAAGAGATTCTTGAGCTGATGGATGTGCCTGGTCTTACCAGGATGCAAGTTGCAAGCCATCTTCAG AAATGTCGCAACGACAATTGGAGAGCTCCAGAAAAGCGAAAATCTTCTCGTAACTCATCAGGTCAGGGCTCGTCCAGTGGTTCTCAACAACGAAGTGGCCACAGAAAGTTTGGTTCAATGCCTCGTATCCAAACAAATATTGTCACAAATCTGCAACAGCAGCAACTTGACCAAGAAATTAACCAAAGAAGTCCTCCTGAGTTTCAGTTGAATAGCAGTAACATTATTGCTAGAAGACAGAGTTCAACTCAACAGGAACAGGTCTATCGCCCACAACTTCCTTATGTTGAACCCCAATACCTTAGCATTGGCAGCCCATTTAATAACCCAAATTTTACCCAAAATAATGCTGGTGGTTttgtgcaacaacaacaacaacatggaCCTTTTGTTGGAATGATGGGCCAAGGACAAGGCCCAATAATTGGGGGCACTAATTACATGCCTGGGTTTACGATTAATAATGGGCCGGATCATAATGCTCAAAATGGCTACAACATGAATGTCAATGCGGCCCATTTGGGATACTCAGGTGGCCCAATGATTTCAGATATGAGTGGAAATGTGACAATGAATGGGCTGGGCTTTGCTGCAGCAGCAAATCCTAATTTCCAGCAACAATATGGTCAGCCCAACATGACTGAGCCCAGCAATTTTGTGGCCCCATCAAATGTGAGTGATTCTGAAGGAACTGATTCAAATGAGGGACAAAACTGTGATCAGTATTTCGATTTCAATGATGTGGATTATCTGTTCCAGAATCTTGGACCTCCTACATCCAACTTACCTAATGAACAAGGCACTGAGTTTGGTCCAGTTTACTCTGATGATCAG GTGAAACCAAGTGTCCCGTTTCCTGGAATAGCAAACTTTCCTGACGATTTGGCATGA